One Salvia splendens isolate huo1 chromosome 22, SspV2, whole genome shotgun sequence DNA segment encodes these proteins:
- the LOC121785721 gene encoding uncharacterized protein LOC121785721, translating to MQLLQWQTNGSKMNGRCSVSCERHFGDCGELSKHDANIDDVLRGVQHITYKRNCSMLSKSSRMSQNFVYVYQRREDNKKSPSFFEIFSSATAKASNAGHSAFGSDAPLLDAKERAVSVPERAAEGVRSPVAHSVENSKMATASSNEFRAVDEAGSEEPLTTEVDRILNDCNAKDHCSPVLKVHTDDAGECSSSGALIAGKAPEEISERDACISILRSQGVLDRVWVRRDGASNEQTNKYCSKSCKVCEQRDSSKNMLICDNCEDAFHTSCYNPRITILPLSEWLCSSCLKKKHKILNEKSTSNNLGNTGTETGINRHSTSELELGSLEFMFTDTEPYMSNARVGNEFQADVPDWCGPVDEVCNYFGDVLEVGTSSNINTQDKDAINSLKRSPIGNWIQCREVIEGVGEGIDGTECGKWRRAPLFEVQTDNWECFHCILWDPTRADCAAPQELETEEVMKQLKYVEMLRPRLAAKKRKLEKLKGSSSQDRRGYDERQR from the exons ATGCAACTGTTGCAATGGCAAACTAATG GTTCGAAGATGAATGGAAGATGTTCAGTTAGCTGTGAACGTCATTTTGGTGACTGTGGAGAGCTTTCTAAACACGATGCAAATATTGATGATGTTCTGCGCGGAGTGCAGCACATAACATACAAAAGAAATTGTTCCATGCTATCAAAATCCAGTAGAATGTCTCAGAACTTCGTGTACGTATACCAACGTAGAGAAGACAATAAGAAGTCTCCTTCATTCTTCGAAATTTTTTCTTCTGCCACTGCTAAAGCTAGTAATGCTGGCCACTCTGCCTTTGGTTCTGATGCTCCTCTGTTGGATGCCAAAGAGCGTGCAGTTTCTGTTCCGGAGCGTGCAGCAGAAGGTGTGAGATCTCCTGTGGCGCATTCAGTTGAAAACAGCAAAATGGCTACAGCATCCTCCAATGAGTTTCGTGCTGTGGACGAAGCTGGTTCTGAAGAGCCATTGACAACTGAAGTAGACAGAATTTTGAATGATTGCAATGCTAAGGATCATTGTTCACCTGTCTTGAAAGTTCATACAGATGATGCAGGGGAGTGCTCTTCTTCTGGCGCATTGATTGCTGGAAAAGCGCCAGAAGAGATTTCAGAAAGAGATGCTTGCATTTCAATTCTTAGAAGTCAGGGAGTGCTCGATAGAGTATGGGTTAGACGAGATGGAGCGTCTAATGAACAAACTAACAAATATTGTTCCAAGTCGTGCAAAGTATGTGAGCAGAGGGACAGCTCGAAAAACATGCTGATATGCGATAATTGTGAAGATGCATTTCATACTTCTTGCTATAATCCTCGCATAACAATATTGCCACTTAGCGAGTGGCTTTGCAGCTCGTGTCTGAAAAAAAAGCATAAAATATTGAACGAGAAATCTACAAGCAATAATCTGGGGAACACAGGCACGGAAACGGGCATAAATCGACATTCAACATCAGAATTGGAATTGGGATCCTTGGAGTTCATGTTTACAGATACTGAACCGTATATGTCCAACGCGCGAGTTGGCAATGAATTTCAAGCTGATGTTCCTGATTGGTGCGGTCCCGTTGATGA GGTTTGCAATTATTTTGGCGACGTATTAGAAGTGGGTACTTCTAGTAACATTAACACACAG GACAAGGACGCTATCAATTCTTTAAAGCGCAGCCCTATTGGTAATTGGATTCAGTGCCGTGAGGTCATCGAAGGAGTTGGAGAAGGCATTGATGGAACTGAGTGTGGAAAATGGCGCAG AGCCCCCCTCTTTGAAGTCCAAACGGATAACTGGGAATGCTTTCATTGCATTCTTTGGGATCCAACTCGTGCAGACTGTGCCGCGCCCCAG GAACTAGAAACAGAAGAAGTAATGAAGCAATTGAAGTATGTGGAGATG TTGAGACCTCGGCTAGCTGCAAAAAAGCGCAAACTGGAGAAATTGAAGGGCAGCAGCTCACAAGACCGTCGAGGTTATGACGAAAGGCAAAGATGA
- the LOC121785720 gene encoding receptor-like protein kinase FERONIA → MLHHTIIIMFLTIFARAAADPRYISIDCGGDAHGGKHWLREDSSTISAVRGDLSTARISRSRFSYSFQLSPGQKFLRLHFHPSSYNGFESSSDLFSVEAGNLPLLANFSASVTASALAVNVVVKQFCVTVEENETLNLVFSPEWGNSYAFVNEIEIISIPCCDGGVALNPIIHVDNSTALERVHYQHVKWGPVSSGDDVASMFGMWSNQPSVREDVEICTNKTWRVSVDAGFKYLVRLHLCEAGLHMDFVLLINGRVALTSADMLQQRRGNRELLWYNNYMVMDEELKQGDISISLHSRHEFLDRHGPLEGFEVFKMSSHRRASPLIQTHSPSWIMLCPLHYFSYITIIFYLHWVIFIVIYLDQKMSQYEFTNEDNKPSSRAKQLVHRFSLAGILGICKYGGVGKGFVDNGREIEGIKPVEIYSKQREKKQLQTVIEQQEIIPVDKHISSGTTSDHLDKLERKSIAFSPQSWKQRSQICIEVIQSLKGLHTGPMIIHNDLKPANILLDDKFVVRLPNFSFTKTLSFSESQSQDSTELIGTPGYIAPELIINGELMRQSNIYSFGVLVLKVLCRSAARKLWSEEDKCTLTTLADRTKVEDIDYDKSQQENMNLIVPNEKTYFDNNHVSGISLSDVWLHSICSTDDFHLRAEHLRRVYKSLYNKNSSVELGLQRQMPQWKVPLVLGEGGFGRVYKSYMDSESDQSFREWQAKPRVLMDSSTGSQKCHRLPGFRFQPNDVELLTYHLKKKLDSTPLDIDLYNYELCDPPKRSSFGANEWFFSSTWGRKSSWGATSRYQKATGMQKPAMPKGMTKCSLMREYILGAARGMHAKEKSVIYRDFKASSILFNELYKAELSALAKEFYKKLNHLKEWQIKLDDLMDSWPSSQQRQMLPEIRLHLADEDYGHYFVGLFNYEPRNLPKWPFFGEQEWFFFFSQRDGKGDTTSGHEKATGMHKPVELKGIKEWVMMLEYMLEDDTNCPHRQYSDTNCLCRN, encoded by the exons ATGCTGCACCATACTATAATCATCATGTTCCTCACAATTTTTGCCCGCGCCGCTGCAGATCCTCGTTACATTTCGATCGACTGCGGCGGAGATGCACACGGCGGCAAACACTGGCTCCGAGAAGACTCATCGACCATCTCTGCTGTCAGGGGAGACCTCAGCACAGCTCGCATTTCTCGCTCCAGATTCTCCTATTCCTTCCAGTTGAGTCCAGGTCAGAAATTTCTCCGCCTCCACTTCCATCCATCGTCCTACAATGGTTTCGAAAGCTCCAGCGACTTGTTCTCAGTCGAAGCTGGTAATTTACCGTTACTAGCTAATTTCAGTGCTTCCGTAACTGCTAGTGCTCTTGCTGTCAATGTTGTTGTTAAACAATTCTGTGTAACTGTGGAAGAGAATGAGACTCTAAACCTAGTTTTCTCCCCTGAATGGGGAAATAGCTATGCTTTTGTCAATGAGATTGAGATTATCTCAATACCTTGCTGTGATGGTGGGGTTGCCCTCAACCCTATCATCCATGTTGACAACAGCACCGCGCTTGAAAGGGTACATTATCAGCATGTAAAATGGGGTCCTGTTTCATCCGGGGATGATGTCGCTTCCATGTTCGGGATGTGGTCTAATCAACCAAGTGTTAGAGAAGACGTGGAAATATGTACTAATAAGACATGGAGAGTGTCTGTTGACGCGGGATTCAAGTATTTGGTGAGGCTCCACTTGTGTGAGGCGGGACTCCACATGGATTTTGTGCTTCTCATCAATGGCAGGGTAGCCTTAACCAGTGCAGACATGCTCCAACAGAGGAGGGGAAATAGAGAACTCCTTTGGTATAACAACTATATGGTGATGGATGAAGAGCTTAAGCAAGGTGATATCTCTATTTCTCTGCACTCTCGCCATGAATTCTTGGATCGACACGGCCCACTTGAAGGATTTGAAGTATTTAAGATGAGTAGCCATCGACGTGCCAGTCCTCTGATTCAGACACATTCACCATCATGGATTATGCTATGCCCTCTACATTATTTTTCATACATCACCATCATATTCTATCTACATTGGGTAATATTCATAGTCATCTATCTGGATCAAAAAATGTCCCAATATGAGTTTACCAATGAGGATAACAAACCATCGTCCAGGGCAAAGCAACTTGTTCATCGCTTTTCACTAGCTGGGATACTAGGAATATGTAAATATGGTGGAGTCGGCAAAGGGTTCGTGGATAATGGGAGAGAGATTGAAGGCATAAAGCCAGTAGAGATTTATTCCAAACAAAGGGAGAAGAAACAGTTACAGACAGTGATTGAGCAACAAGAGATCATACCTGTTGATAAGCACATTTCCAGTGGGACAACGTCTGACCACCTTGACAAACTAGAAAGGAAAAGCATTGCCTTTTCTCCTCAATCTTGGAAGCAACGATCCCAGATCTGCATTGAAGTCATTCAATCACTAAAAGGCCTTCACACTGGCCCCATGATCATACATAATGATCTGAAGCCTGCAAATATTCTGCTTGATGACAAGTTTGTGGTTAGACttccaaattttagcttcaccAAAACTTTGAGTTTTAGCGAGTCACAGAGCCAAGATAGCACAGAGCTTATAGGAACACCTGGATATATTGCCCCGGAGTTAATCATTAATGGTGAACTAATGAGACAAAGCAACATCTATTCTTTTGGGGTGCTGGTGTTGAAAGTGTTGTGTAGAAGTGCGGCTAGGAAGCTATGGAGTGAAGAAGATAAGTGTACCCTAACTACATTGGCTGATAGGACTAAAGTTGAAGATATTGATTATGATAAATCTCAGCAGGAGAACATGAATCTTATTGTACCTAATGAGAAAACATATTTTGACAACAATCATGTGAGTGGGATATCATTATCAGATGTGTGGCTTCACTCGATATGTTCCACAGATGATTTTCATCTGCGAGCAGAACATTTAAGAAGAGTTTACAAGAGCCTTTACAATAAGAATTCTTCT GTTGAATTGGGACTGCAGCGGCAGATGCCTCAGTGGAAGGTGCCTTTGGTGCTGGGAGAAGGAGGTTTTGGCAGGGTTTACAAGAGTTATATGGATTCTGAAAGTGACCAGAGCTTTCGAGAGTGGCAG GCTAAACCGCGAGTGCTCATGGACTCCTCAACCGGCTCACAGAAGTGCCATAGGCTTCCAGGTTTCCGGTTCCAACCCAATGATGTGGAGCTGCTGACATATCACCTCAAGAAGAAGCTGGACTCCACCCCTTTGGACATTGATCTCTATAACTATGAGCTGTGTGATCCCCCAA AAAGGTCTTCCTTCGGAGCGAATGAATGGTTCTTCTCCAGCACGTGGGGTAGGAAGAGCTCATGGGGAGCCACCTCCCGTTATCAGAAAGCTACTGGTATGCAAAAGCCAGCAATGCCAAAAGGGATGACAAAGTGTTCTTTGATGCGTGAGTACATTCTGGGAGCAGCTCGTGGCATGCACGCAAAAGAAAAATCAGTTATCTATAGAGATTTCAAGGCCTCTAGCATATTGTTTAATGAA TTATACAAAGCTGAACTATCTGCACTTGCAAAGGAATTTTATAAGAAGCTAAATCATCTTAAAGAATGGCAG ATTAAACTGGATGACCTCATGGACTCCTGGCCCAGCTCACAGCAGAGGCAGATGCTCCCGGAGATCCGGCTCCACCTTGCTGATGAAGATTATGGCCACTACTTCGTTGGTCTCTTCAATTATGAACCGCGGAATCTCCCAA AATGGCCTTTCTTTGGAGAGCAGGAATGGTTCTTCTTCTTCAGCCAGAGGGATGGGAAGGGAGACACCACCTCTGGGCATGAGAAGGCTACTGGGATGCACAAGCCAGTGGAGCTAAAAGGGATAAAAGAGTGGGTGATGATGCTCGAGTACATGCTGGAAGACGACACCAATTGTCCTCATCGACAATACAGCGACACCAATTGCCTCTGCAGAAACTGA